One Bacteroidota bacterium DNA window includes the following coding sequences:
- a CDS encoding DUF3109 family protein, producing MIGIHNYLISDSVLTTRFACDLGKCKGACCVEGLAGPPVTREEIDEIEALLPVLRPGLRPEGLEVIDRKGIWEEWEGTPVLTCVNEKECVFVVFRDGVAKCAIEEHWQSNPSAFRKPVSCHLFPIRVRDFFGQKALNVVDNEDCKPAIVRGRRESVPVHRFLKEAIIRRFGSEFYQILDQEYSRMTEAVVRRHTRKRKTR from the coding sequence GTGATAGGTATTCACAATTATCTTATTTCTGATTCCGTTCTGACCACCCGATTTGCCTGCGATCTCGGAAAGTGCAAGGGGGCTTGTTGTGTGGAAGGTCTGGCCGGACCGCCGGTTACCCGCGAGGAAATCGATGAAATCGAAGCCCTGTTACCGGTTTTACGTCCCGGTCTGCGACCAGAAGGACTGGAAGTGATTGACCGGAAGGGCATTTGGGAGGAATGGGAGGGAACTCCGGTTCTTACCTGTGTGAATGAAAAGGAATGTGTGTTTGTGGTCTTTCGTGATGGGGTGGCCAAATGTGCCATTGAGGAACACTGGCAAAGCAATCCGTCTGCCTTCCGCAAACCCGTCAGTTGTCATCTGTTCCCCATCAGAGTTCGCGATTTCTTTGGTCAGAAGGCCTTAAATGTGGTGGATAATGAGGACTGTAAGCCGGCCATTGTACGTGGCAGGCGTGAATCGGTGCCGGTCCACCGGTTTCTGAAAGAGGCAATCATCAGACGTTTTGGCAGTGAGTTCTATCAGATACTCGATCAGGAATATTCCCGGATGACCGAAGCCGTCGTCCGCCGGCATACCCGAAAAAGAAAGACCCGGTAA
- the rpoN gene encoding RNA polymerase factor sigma-54 gives MLQLSQQQKLQQKLSPQQIQYIRLLQLPQIALEQAIKAEIEINPALEEGPENEAESADEPMDAADSVLESMKEETPADDPLNDILPQSDTPSSSGDDEFSWEDYIQTDDLYGFKTDESMGRGGEDEDRPDYTPVQTVTFHDRLWDQVRLLSFSEKEMKIAEHLLGSADPDGYLRIEPDKLADDFVFNYGVLVTPGELEKVRKQILNLDPPGFLSRDLQECLLVQLENMEVTETSENATDILRHCYDEFTRKHFDAIMRMLQLEPDELKLAFELIQRLNPKPGEDEMSPGSNYITPDFFVEIEDGEARISLNDRGIPSLRINKKYAIMARFGQVDEQARSFIRKKVEDAKFFRQSIIQRRETMLKVMSTIVEQQMVFFETGSGLRPMILKDIADRIRMDISTVSRVVNSKYVQTEFGVYSLKHFFSEGIETESGEEASNREVKERIREIIQAEDGKRPLSDDKIADMLNEKGYNIARRTVTKYRESMNIPVARLRKTI, from the coding sequence ATGCTTCAGTTATCCCAGCAGCAAAAACTTCAGCAAAAACTGTCTCCGCAGCAGATTCAGTATATCCGGTTGCTGCAGTTGCCGCAGATTGCTCTGGAGCAGGCCATCAAAGCCGAGATCGAAATCAATCCGGCCCTGGAGGAAGGACCCGAAAACGAGGCAGAATCGGCCGATGAACCGATGGATGCCGCCGATTCCGTTCTGGAGTCGATGAAAGAGGAAACACCTGCAGACGATCCCCTGAACGACATTCTTCCACAATCAGACACGCCCTCCTCTTCAGGTGACGATGAATTTTCCTGGGAAGACTATATTCAGACCGACGATCTGTACGGATTTAAAACCGATGAGTCCATGGGGCGCGGCGGTGAAGATGAGGACCGGCCGGATTATACACCCGTTCAGACGGTGACCTTTCATGACCGGTTATGGGATCAGGTCCGGCTGTTGTCCTTTTCCGAAAAGGAAATGAAGATAGCCGAACACCTGCTGGGAAGTGCCGATCCCGATGGATACTTGCGGATTGAGCCGGACAAGCTGGCCGACGATTTTGTGTTTAATTATGGCGTTCTGGTGACCCCGGGCGAACTGGAAAAAGTGAGAAAACAGATTCTGAATCTGGACCCGCCCGGATTTCTCTCCCGCGACTTGCAGGAATGTCTTCTGGTTCAGCTGGAAAACATGGAAGTAACCGAAACGTCTGAAAACGCCACCGACATTCTCCGCCATTGTTATGATGAATTCACAAGGAAGCATTTTGATGCCATCATGCGGATGCTTCAGCTCGAGCCGGATGAGTTGAAACTGGCCTTCGAACTGATCCAGCGTCTGAATCCCAAACCGGGTGAGGATGAAATGTCTCCGGGGTCGAATTATATCACTCCCGACTTTTTTGTGGAAATCGAAGATGGAGAAGCCCGCATCTCGCTCAATGACCGGGGGATTCCGTCGCTTCGGATCAACAAAAAATACGCCATCATGGCCCGGTTCGGTCAGGTGGATGAGCAGGCCCGTTCCTTTATCCGGAAAAAGGTTGAGGATGCCAAGTTTTTCCGTCAGTCCATTATTCAGCGGCGCGAAACCATGCTGAAGGTCATGTCGACCATTGTGGAACAGCAAATGGTCTTTTTTGAAACCGGGTCCGGATTGCGCCCGATGATTCTGAAGGACATTGCCGACCGGATCCGGATGGATATTTCAACGGTCAGCCGGGTGGTGAACAGCAAGTATGTTCAGACCGAGTTCGGTGTTTACTCACTCAAGCACTTTTTCAGTGAGGGAATCGAAACCGAATCGGGAGAAGAAGCTTCGAACCGCGAAGTGAAGGAGCGGATCAGAGAAATCATTCAGGCCGAAGACGGAAAGCGGCCGCTCAGTGATGACAAAATTGCTGACATGCTCAATGAAAAAGGCTACAACATTGCCCGCCGGACGGTGACGAAATACCGCGAATCCATGAACATTCCTGTGGCCCGTCTGCGCAAAACCATCTGA
- the hslV gene encoding ATP-dependent protease subunit HslV — translation MSVPAIHSTTVVGIIRNGQAAIASDGQVTMGTTVAKSNARKVRTMMNGSILAGFAGSAGDAFTLFERFEAKLEQYNGQLGRAAVELAKDWRTDRYLRRLEALLLVMNREQMFIISGTGDVIEPETSLAAIGSGGPYAQAAAIALSKHTSLTARQIAEESLKIAGDICIYTNTTITLLELT, via the coding sequence ATGTCTGTACCCGCCATTCATTCCACCACTGTGGTGGGAATTATCCGCAACGGTCAGGCGGCCATCGCTTCCGACGGTCAGGTGACCATGGGAACCACCGTGGCCAAGTCGAATGCACGCAAAGTCAGAACCATGATGAATGGTAGCATTCTGGCCGGATTTGCCGGTTCGGCCGGTGACGCCTTTACGTTGTTTGAACGGTTCGAAGCCAAGCTGGAACAGTACAATGGTCAGCTGGGACGTGCTGCTGTTGAACTGGCGAAGGACTGGCGCACCGACCGGTATCTGCGCAGGCTGGAAGCCCTGCTTCTGGTCATGAACCGGGAGCAGATGTTTATCATCAGCGGAACCGGTGATGTGATTGAACCGGAAACGTCGCTCGCGGCCATCGGATCGGGCGGACCGTATGCTCAGGCTGCAGCCATTGCCCTTTCGAAACACACCAGCCTGACTGCACGGCAGATTGCCGAAGAATCCCTTAAGATTGCAGGCGACATCTGCATTTACACCAATACCACCATTACTCTTTTAGAACTTACATGA
- the hslU gene encoding ATP-dependent protease ATPase subunit HslU has product MSEPFLTPRQIVAELDQYIIGQDQAKRSVAIALRNRWRRQQVAENLREEIMPNNIILIGPTGVGKTEIARRLARLTQAPFIKVEATKFTEVGYVGKDVESMVRDLVELAVTQVRSRHMEEVREKARIMALEQVLDILIPPVQRNRQESWFSAEQSTPAVTDSDVELNEKTREKFREKLKAGSLADREIEISVQPEQMPFMQVVGASGLDDLNKQIQDVFDSLGQKKQKKRKLNVKEALEVLEAEEAGKLIDMDAIRKEAVRLTENHGIIFIDEIDKIAVTSSQSGGPDVSRSGVQRDLLPIVEGTSVSTKYGVVKTDHILFIASGAFHMSKPSDLIPELQGRFPIRVELKSLTEKDFISILTQPANALTRQYQALLQTEGVDLTFTEDGIAEIARIATEVNQEVENIGARRLHTILSTLFEEIMFMVPDQITEPSIRVDRNLVDQRLSGLVKNRDLSRYIL; this is encoded by the coding sequence ATGAGCGAACCGTTTTTAACTCCCCGGCAGATTGTTGCCGAACTGGATCAATACATCATCGGACAGGATCAGGCCAAAAGATCGGTGGCCATTGCACTGCGCAACCGGTGGCGCCGTCAGCAGGTGGCCGAAAACCTGCGAGAAGAGATCATGCCGAACAACATCATTCTCATCGGACCCACCGGTGTGGGAAAAACCGAAATCGCCCGTCGTCTGGCCCGGCTGACCCAGGCTCCCTTTATCAAGGTGGAGGCCACCAAATTCACCGAAGTGGGTTACGTGGGAAAAGACGTGGAAAGCATGGTTCGGGATCTGGTCGAACTGGCCGTTACGCAGGTCCGTTCACGTCACATGGAAGAGGTCCGGGAAAAGGCCCGCATCATGGCGCTCGAACAGGTCCTCGATATTCTCATTCCGCCTGTTCAGCGAAACCGTCAGGAATCGTGGTTTTCTGCTGAGCAGTCCACACCTGCGGTCACAGACAGCGATGTGGAACTGAATGAAAAAACCCGCGAAAAATTCCGGGAAAAATTAAAGGCCGGCAGTCTGGCCGATCGGGAAATTGAAATCAGCGTTCAACCCGAGCAGATGCCGTTTATGCAGGTGGTCGGGGCGTCCGGATTGGATGATCTGAACAAGCAGATTCAGGATGTATTTGATTCGCTCGGACAGAAGAAACAGAAAAAACGGAAACTGAATGTAAAAGAGGCACTCGAAGTGCTCGAGGCCGAAGAAGCCGGTAAGCTGATCGACATGGATGCCATCAGGAAGGAAGCTGTTCGCCTGACCGAAAACCATGGGATCATTTTTATTGACGAGATCGATAAAATTGCCGTCACCTCGTCACAGTCGGGCGGACCCGATGTTTCCCGTTCGGGGGTTCAGCGCGATCTGCTTCCCATTGTGGAAGGCACCTCGGTATCGACCAAGTATGGGGTGGTGAAAACCGATCACATTTTGTTCATTGCTTCGGGCGCGTTTCACATGTCGAAACCCAGCGATCTCATCCCAGAATTACAGGGACGGTTTCCCATCCGGGTGGAGCTGAAATCGCTGACCGAAAAGGATTTCATTTCCATTCTGACTCAACCTGCCAATGCCCTGACCCGTCAATACCAGGCTCTGCTTCAAACCGAAGGAGTCGATCTGACGTTTACCGAAGACGGCATTGCTGAAATTGCCCGAATTGCCACCGAGGTGAATCAGGAAGTGGAAAACATCGGAGCCCGTCGGTTACACACCATTCTGAGTACCCTGTTCGAGGAAATCATGTTCATGGTCCCCGATCAGATAACCGAACCGAGCATCCGGGTAGATCGGAACCTGGTCGATCAGCGTTTGTCGGGACTGGTGAAAAACCGCGACCTGAGCCGGTATATTCTTTGA
- a CDS encoding ABC transporter permease, which translates to MWLQLIKEFLHDLHTQKMRSFLTLSSMAWGTFTITALLAFGSGLGNAFKKGTLGAGNQIINVYGGQTNLDYQGMVKGRAIRLQEEDVEVLKSSIPLIDMISPNYGDFVQLQYGKNLLNTYMEASNPQFEDMRTMYPMAGGRFINEPDVTEARRVVVLGHEVARELFGEEDPIGKVIKLDSQPYTVVGLLQPKPQMSMSMGPDSRRAIIPYTTFRQIWGNQPLRSIVLHLRIPGENETVKAQIRQILGRKHKFDPADERAIGIWDMVENLKMTNLVSQGFTIFLGMIGLLTLIVAGVGIANIMYVAVKERTREIGIRMAIGARKSHISFQFLSEAVMLSFTGGLIGLFITWLTVKAAWLVPSGDNLFDPVEMLARPILSVGIMAGVFIILVLIGLAAGFFPARKAAAVNPIESLRYE; encoded by the coding sequence ATGTGGCTTCAATTAATCAAAGAATTCCTGCACGACCTTCACACCCAGAAAATGCGTTCTTTTCTCACCCTGTCTTCCATGGCGTGGGGAACGTTTACCATCACCGCCCTGCTCGCCTTCGGATCGGGTCTGGGAAATGCTTTTAAAAAGGGAACCCTCGGGGCCGGAAACCAGATCATCAACGTGTATGGCGGCCAGACCAACCTGGACTATCAGGGCATGGTGAAAGGCCGGGCCATCCGGTTGCAGGAAGAGGATGTGGAGGTGCTGAAATCCTCCATTCCCCTGATCGACATGATCAGTCCGAATTACGGGGATTTTGTGCAGTTGCAGTACGGCAAAAACCTGCTGAACACTTACATGGAAGCCTCGAATCCGCAGTTTGAAGACATGCGCACCATGTATCCCATGGCTGGTGGACGGTTCATCAATGAACCCGATGTGACCGAGGCCCGGCGCGTGGTGGTTCTGGGGCACGAAGTGGCCCGTGAGTTGTTCGGCGAGGAAGATCCCATCGGAAAGGTGATTAAACTGGATTCCCAACCCTACACGGTTGTTGGGTTGCTGCAACCCAAACCGCAGATGAGCATGAGCATGGGCCCCGACTCACGACGGGCGATTATTCCTTATACCACGTTCCGGCAAATCTGGGGAAATCAGCCATTACGGTCCATCGTTCTCCACCTACGCATTCCCGGCGAGAATGAAACGGTGAAAGCACAGATCAGACAGATTCTGGGTCGTAAGCACAAATTCGATCCGGCCGATGAGCGTGCCATTGGAATCTGGGACATGGTTGAAAATCTGAAAATGACCAATCTTGTCAGTCAGGGATTTACCATATTCCTGGGAATGATCGGCTTGTTAACCCTCATCGTGGCCGGTGTGGGAATTGCCAACATCATGTATGTGGCCGTGAAGGAACGGACCCGTGAAATCGGAATCAGGATGGCGATCGGAGCCCGGAAATCTCACATTTCGTTTCAGTTTCTCAGCGAAGCAGTGATGCTGTCGTTTACCGGTGGTCTGATCGGTCTTTTCATCACCTGGCTGACTGTAAAGGCCGCCTGGCTGGTCCCATCGGGTGATAACCTGTTCGACCCGGTTGAAATGCTGGCAAGACCCATCTTATCGGTGGGCATCATGGCAGGTGTCTTTATCATCCTGGTCCTGATCGGCCTGGCAGCCGGATTTTTCCCTGCCCGTAAAGCCGCAGCCGTGAATCCTATCGAGAGTCTGCGGTATGAATGA
- a CDS encoding ABC transporter permease — MFQWISEFLQDMRAQKLRTTLTLFGIIWGTIAIVVLLAVGQGFKNQTTKNMHGMGSQIAVVFGGATTKPFGGFGVTRPIRMTDSDASLLKDRISLIADATSEYSTNQVITSYGSNAMRPGITGVEEIYSDLRNVYVEAGGRWLNQLDMDQQRRVAVIGNEAKNTLFGNEDPIGKTVFVGNTPFVIVGVMQRKIQNSNYGTWDADRLFIPMTTYKSMFPSQWVNLLLYRTSDPTQSEDVRKMVRDVLGKHYTFDPADEGAIFIWDTVEADRFLYYFFLGLNIFLGVLGAFTLAVGGIGVANIMYIVVQERIKEIGIRRAMGATKTSIMIQFLAETLFIVATGAVIGFIIGLGILKGLTLLPIQDVAGTPALSLSVAMIAISILMAVGLAAGFLPARRAANLDVVECLRA, encoded by the coding sequence ATGTTTCAGTGGATCTCGGAGTTTCTGCAGGATATGCGGGCGCAAAAACTGCGCACCACGCTGACCCTGTTCGGAATCATCTGGGGAACCATCGCCATCGTGGTCCTGCTGGCGGTTGGTCAGGGGTTTAAAAACCAGACCACGAAAAACATGCATGGAATGGGAAGCCAGATCGCGGTGGTCTTTGGTGGCGCTACCACCAAACCTTTTGGCGGATTTGGCGTGACCCGGCCCATCAGGATGACCGATTCAGACGCAAGTCTTCTGAAGGACCGGATTTCCCTGATTGCCGATGCCACCTCGGAGTACTCAACCAATCAGGTAATCACCAGCTACGGATCGAATGCCATGCGTCCCGGCATCACCGGTGTTGAGGAAATTTATTCGGATCTGCGGAATGTCTATGTTGAAGCTGGTGGCCGCTGGCTGAATCAGCTCGATATGGATCAGCAGCGTCGGGTTGCTGTAATCGGAAACGAAGCAAAAAACACGCTTTTCGGCAATGAAGATCCCATCGGGAAAACGGTATTTGTCGGAAACACCCCCTTTGTCATTGTCGGGGTGATGCAGCGGAAGATTCAGAATTCCAATTACGGGACCTGGGATGCCGACCGGCTTTTCATCCCCATGACCACCTATAAAAGCATGTTTCCTTCCCAATGGGTCAACCTGCTTCTGTACCGGACCTCGGATCCCACTCAGTCCGAAGACGTCAGAAAAATGGTGCGCGATGTGCTGGGAAAACATTACACCTTCGATCCGGCCGATGAAGGAGCCATTTTCATCTGGGATACGGTCGAGGCAGACCGGTTTCTTTACTACTTTTTCCTTGGTCTGAATATTTTCCTCGGTGTCCTTGGTGCGTTCACCCTGGCCGTTGGCGGAATCGGAGTTGCCAATATCATGTACATTGTGGTTCAGGAACGGATCAAAGAAATCGGAATCCGGCGGGCCATGGGAGCCACCAAAACCTCCATCATGATTCAGTTCCTGGCCGAAACACTTTTTATTGTGGCTACCGGCGCTGTGATCGGATTCATTATCGGGTTGGGCATTCTGAAAGGATTGACCCTTCTTCCCATTCAGGATGTGGCAGGAACCCCGGCGCTATCCCTGTCAGTAGCCATGATTGCCATTTCGATTCTGATGGCTGTGGGTTTGGCGGCCGGATTTCTTCCCGCGCGCCGGGCGGCCAACCTCGATGTTGTTGAATGTCTGAGAGCATGA
- a CDS encoding efflux RND transporter periplasmic adaptor subunit: MKKKGIILTSLAVVIVAGGAFIFLTNSGPNPDQQAPTVKVSRTTIVDKVLAVGTIEPEQQIQVKSKVSGLVSTIYRDAGSYVRKGEPLLEIKPDPTPTELAEATRLVTMEQTAFSTIEKEKNRQATLKDKGLISNKDYEDIVQQYETARLRLESANDKLSLLKQGKVSIQNTVISSVIRSEIDGYVLEKMVNIGDPVVPSTSFQPGQALMTVADMKSLIFKGTVDEINVGKLKVGQKVELKIGALPKETITGTLRKISLKAQKKDNATNFDVEITIDNPESVQLRAGYSANADIIIHKKEEVLSLPERVITFSNDTAFVYLPDTINQTRIRKQVVTGMSNAINIEIVSGLAEGDAVLEPELKSIK; the protein is encoded by the coding sequence ATGAAAAAGAAGGGAATCATTTTAACCAGCCTTGCCGTCGTGATCGTCGCTGGCGGCGCCTTTATCTTCCTGACCAACTCCGGCCCGAATCCGGATCAGCAGGCGCCCACCGTCAAGGTGTCAAGAACCACCATCGTCGATAAGGTTCTGGCTGTGGGGACCATCGAACCCGAGCAGCAGATTCAGGTGAAATCGAAGGTATCCGGACTGGTCAGTACCATTTACCGCGATGCCGGCAGTTACGTGAGGAAAGGAGAGCCTCTCCTCGAAATCAAACCGGATCCGACCCCGACCGAACTGGCCGAAGCGACCCGCCTGGTCACCATGGAACAGACAGCCTTTTCCACCATTGAGAAAGAAAAAAACCGGCAGGCAACCCTGAAGGACAAGGGACTGATTTCGAACAAGGATTACGAAGACATTGTGCAGCAATATGAAACAGCACGGTTACGGCTTGAAAGTGCCAACGACAAACTTTCACTGCTCAAACAGGGAAAAGTCAGCATCCAGAACACGGTGATCTCCTCGGTCATCCGGTCGGAAATTGATGGATACGTTCTCGAAAAAATGGTCAACATCGGCGACCCTGTGGTTCCATCCACCTCCTTCCAGCCCGGACAGGCACTGATGACGGTAGCCGACATGAAAAGCCTCATTTTTAAAGGAACGGTCGATGAAATCAACGTGGGAAAACTGAAAGTGGGCCAGAAAGTTGAACTGAAAATCGGCGCCCTTCCCAAGGAAACCATTACCGGAACTCTGAGGAAAATTTCCCTGAAAGCTCAGAAAAAGGACAATGCAACCAATTTTGACGTGGAAATCACCATCGACAATCCGGAATCGGTTCAACTGCGTGCCGGGTATTCGGCCAATGCCGACATCATCATACATAAAAAGGAAGAAGTGCTGTCACTTCCCGAACGCGTGATCACGTTTTCAAATGACACGGCTTTTGTATACCTGCCCGACACCATCAATCAGACCCGCATACGCAAGCAAGTGGTAACCGGAATGAGCAATGCCATCAACATTGAAATTGTATCGGGACTGGCCGAAGGAGATGCCGTCCTGGAACCAGAATTGAAGTCGATTAAGTAA
- a CDS encoding S9 family peptidase has product MVPLLSQGYMMLRPVLSSLAGLVVLISCSQPPADPPFTTYSVRDFLSTVNYRGGSFSSDSKRILVSHDSTGVFDLYAITIGSRSVTPLLAPDSISRYGVCWFPGDDRFLFTADHNGDENYQLFVAQSGGAARNLTPESGQTARFLSWAGDEKSFFLVTNARDKRYFDVIEQEITPDYPKKPLFINTSGVEPAVVSPDRRFVAVMKADARDDIKMMVWDTRESKMRPLLSEGGKKVCIPQAFSNDGRFLYYLTDENHEFLYLARLDLETNEVRVLVKTNWDVEYASLSHSGRYLAVAFNKDAISQLSVFETDTMLETELPKMTNSEITSVEFNKTEDRVAFYASGSRTPNDLFVTDMKGSVPVQLSRSLSRSIHPSHLVESETVRFASYDSLEIPGLLYKPVLASPESPVPAIVLVHGGPGGQSRVGYSGLIQFLVNQGYAVYAINHRGSGGYGKTFYALDNGKHGKGDLEDCVYSKHLLARTGWIDTSRVAIMGGSYGGYLTLAALAFRPTSFSAGVNLFGVSNWVRTLQNIPPYWESYRKALESEFGTFSDEAYLRSISPLFHAHAIVRPLMVIQGANDQRVLRIESDEIVEAVRKRDVPVEYLIFDDEGHGIIRKENRIVAYEGILAFLNRHVRGDRPR; this is encoded by the coding sequence ATGGTACCATTACTTAGTCAGGGATACATGATGCTCAGACCTGTTTTGTCCTCCTTAGCTGGCCTGGTCGTCCTGATTTCATGCAGTCAGCCACCAGCCGATCCGCCCTTTACCACCTATTCGGTCAGGGATTTCCTTTCCACGGTGAATTACCGGGGAGGGTCCTTTTCATCAGACAGCAAGCGGATACTTGTCAGTCATGATTCGACCGGGGTGTTCGATCTGTATGCCATCACCATCGGGTCCCGGTCGGTTACGCCATTGCTTGCCCCCGATTCCATTTCCCGGTACGGGGTCTGCTGGTTTCCGGGTGATGACCGCTTCCTGTTCACTGCCGATCACAACGGAGATGAAAATTATCAGTTGTTTGTGGCACAGTCGGGTGGCGCTGCCAGAAACCTGACTCCGGAATCGGGACAGACCGCCCGTTTTCTGTCCTGGGCCGGTGATGAGAAATCCTTTTTTCTGGTCACCAATGCGCGTGACAAGCGTTACTTCGATGTCATCGAACAGGAAATCACTCCGGACTATCCGAAAAAACCCCTGTTTATAAACACCTCCGGTGTGGAACCGGCCGTTGTGTCTCCCGATCGCCGGTTTGTGGCGGTCATGAAGGCCGATGCACGGGATGACATTAAGATGATGGTCTGGGATACCCGTGAATCGAAGATGAGACCGTTGCTCTCTGAAGGCGGCAAAAAAGTGTGCATTCCGCAGGCATTCAGTAACGATGGACGGTTTCTCTACTATCTCACCGATGAAAACCATGAATTTCTCTATCTGGCCCGGCTCGATCTGGAAACCAATGAGGTGCGGGTTCTGGTAAAAACCAACTGGGATGTGGAGTATGCATCGCTGAGTCACAGTGGCAGATACCTGGCGGTTGCCTTTAATAAAGATGCCATCAGTCAGCTGAGTGTCTTCGAGACCGACACCATGCTCGAAACCGAATTGCCAAAAATGACCAATTCGGAAATTACCAGCGTGGAATTTAACAAAACGGAAGACCGGGTGGCCTTTTATGCCTCGGGCAGCCGCACGCCAAATGACCTGTTTGTGACCGACATGAAGGGATCGGTCCCGGTTCAGCTTTCTCGATCTCTCAGCCGTTCCATTCATCCGTCTCATCTGGTCGAAAGTGAAACCGTCCGGTTTGCCTCGTATGACAGCCTGGAAATTCCCGGATTGCTGTACAAACCGGTTCTGGCGTCACCGGAATCACCCGTTCCGGCCATTGTACTCGTTCACGGCGGTCCGGGCGGGCAAAGTCGTGTGGGTTACTCCGGACTGATTCAGTTTCTGGTTAACCAGGGCTACGCAGTTTATGCCATCAATCACCGGGGAAGCGGCGGGTACGGAAAAACCTTTTATGCGCTGGATAATGGAAAACACGGAAAAGGCGATCTGGAAGATTGTGTGTACAGCAAGCATCTGCTGGCCCGGACGGGTTGGATTGATACCAGCCGGGTGGCCATCATGGGGGGCAGTTACGGAGGCTACCTGACACTGGCTGCTCTGGCCTTCAGACCTACCTCTTTCAGTGCGGGGGTTAACCTCTTCGGGGTTTCCAACTGGGTAAGAACCCTTCAGAACATTCCGCCGTATTGGGAATCATACCGCAAGGCGCTGGAATCGGAATTCGGCACCTTTTCGGATGAGGCGTACCTGCGTTCCATTTCGCCTCTGTTTCATGCGCACGCCATTGTTCGTCCGCTGATGGTGATTCAGGGAGCCAATGATCAGCGGGTGCTGCGGATTGAGTCGGATGAAATTGTGGAAGCGGTGCGGAAGCGCGATGTGCCGGTTGAATATCTCATTTTCGATGACGAAGGACATGGCATCATCCGCAAGGAAAACCGGATTGTGGCTTACGAGGGAATACTGGCCTTTCTGAACCGGCACGTCCGGGGAGACCGGCCCCGCTGA